In the genome of Streptomyces sp. NBC_00259, the window CGAGGCCCTCCTCGTGCTCAAGCACTGCTCGGAGTACATCGAGCAGCGCTTCGGCAAGGGCGGGCCGAACTTCCCCGCCCTCGCGCTCGCCCAGTTGGACGAGGGCAGGCACGGCCCGTACGCGCCCGTCGGCGCGGACGACGACCCCGAGACCCACGGCGAGAACGGCGACAACGGCGAGAAGCGCGTCCCGCACCCCTTCGCCGAGGTCGCGGCGCGCGTCCTGGAGCGGTTCATGCCGCTCCCGGAGCGATTCGCGCCCTACGGGCCCGCCGACCGGCCCGACCCCGGCCGGCCGGTGCACGCGGCGGTGGAGCGCGCCCGCGCCCTGGTGCGGCAGTTCGAGGCCGACAGCATGGTCCAGTACCTGATGGACGCCGTACAGCTGCTGCGCGGCGCAACCGAGCGGGAGCAGCGGCCGGGCTCCGACCCGGGACTGTGGGCGGAGTTCGCGCGCTGTCTGCTGCGGCTGTGGGAGGTCCAGGGCGGCAGCGACCTGCTGAGGGAGGCCGAGCGGGCGGCGGAACGTGCCGCGGCCCATCCCGGCGCCGTACGGGAGCGGGCGGTCCTGGCCAAGGTGCTGCACGCCGCCGCCGAGGACCGCCGGCGCCGCGGCGACCGGCGCGGCGCGCTGGAACTCCTGCGCCGCGCCGACCGCGAGTACACGGCGGCCTGTGCCGCGCCCGGCCTCGACTCGGCCGAGGCCCTGCGGCTCACGCTGGAACGGGTGCGCGCGCTGGAGGCCCAGTGGCGTCTCGGCGGGGACAGCGCCCTGCTGCAGGGAGCGGTCGGCATGCTGGAGGCCTTCGCCGACGTGTGGCCCGACCAGGAGAACCGGCCCGTCGCCCTGCCACTGGCGCACGGCAGGACGCTGCTGCGGCTCTCCGGCGCGAGCACCGACGCCGAGCAGGCCCGGGTGTACGCGGGACAGGCGGCGCGTTCGCTGCGCAAGGCGTTCGCCTCGGACGGCGGCGCCCGGACCCTGGGCAGCCGGCAACGGATCCTGCTGGACCTCGTCGACGCCCTGCTGCGGTCCGGCGGGGGAGAGGGGACCGCCGATCACGTGGACGAGGCCGGGACGCTGATCGAGCAGGCCCTGGAGACGGTCGGTGATCCCCGGCTGCGTGCCTCCCTGCTGACGAGGGCGGGCCGGGTGAGCGTCCACCGCTACGAGCAGTCGGGCGATCCGGCCCGGCTGGAGAAGGCGGCCGAGTCCTTCGCGGCGGCCTCGCGCGGTGTCCCGCGCGACTCACGGGCCCATGCGGACCTGCTCGCCGAGTGGGGCGGCGCCCTGCTGCGCCGCGCCGAACTGCCCGACGGACGGGCCCACATCGGCTCGGCGGTCCGGGTGCTGCGGGACTGCCGCACGGAGACCGCGGCGGGCAGCGCACGGCAGGCGGAGCGGCTGCTGATGCTGGGCCGGGCACTGATGCTGCGGCACCGGGCCACCGAGGACCGGGTGGATCTGCGGGAGGCCGAGTACCTCTTCGGGCTCGCCGCGCAGGAGGCGGCCGATCCGCTGATCGCGGCCGGCTGCTCGCTGGAGCTCGGCCGGGCCCATCTGGCCGCCTACGAGAGCCTGGGCAGGCCCGCCCGGCTCGACGAGGCGGCCGAGGCGTTCCGCGACGCCGCGGAGTCCGCCAGGACGGCCGAAGCGGAGCTGGACAATCCACAACAGCGCGAAGAGGCCGTGGTGTTGCGTGCTAGGGCCAACCACTGGCGGGGTAGGACGTATGAGGAGGCGGGCCGGCCCAGGGCCGCGCGAGAGGCGTACCGGGCCGCCGCCCAGGACTGGCGCAGGCTGACGGACGGCGGCGGAGCGGAGGGCGAAGCCACCACGGAGCGGCTTGCGGAACTGGAACGGTGAGTGCCGTGACGGGAACGGGGAGGCGTGATGAGCGAGTCGGTACGTATGGAAGCGGCGGAAGCGGCGGAAGAGGCGCTGGGGCAGGCCGGCGGGCAGGGCGGTGAACTGCCCGATCTGCTGGGTCTCGACCTCGCGGAGCTGAGGACGCTGGAGCACCCGGTGCTCTCCGAGGTGGTCGCGGACCTGCGGGGCCGGGCCGAGCAGCCGCGGGAGTTGCTGTGGGGCTTCACCAACGCGTTCTGATCGGACGGCCGTACGGTTTCGGCCCGGCACTCCGGTGAACAGGACAACGTTGCCCGGCGCGGGTTTGCCCGGCGGACCCGACAGGGATACTCGCCTCGGACCGGCATCGGGGGCCGTACCCCGGTCCGAACAGCATGGGGGTGCCGGAGTGTCTCGTCGCGCGACGCCCCGGGTGCCCTTCGGGCAGTTCATCGTCAAGGTTCACGGCCGCTGCAATCTGGCCTGCCGGTACTGCTATCTGTACGCGGGCCCGGACCGCACCTGGCGGGACCGGCCCGCGGCTGCCTCGCCCGCGGTCCTCGACCGCACCGCCGCCCGGATCGCCGAGCATGCCGCGACGCACGGCCTGCGGGAGATCTCCCTCGTGCTGCACGGCGGTGAGCCGCTGCTCGCCGGGGCGCGACGACTGGGTGTCTTCGCCACGCTCGTACGCGACCGGGTGCCCGCGGGCTGCGTCGTCCACGCGACCGTGCAGACCAACGCGACGCTGCTCACCGACGCCCGTGTCACCACCCTCGCCCGCCACGGCATCCGCGTCGGCCTCAGCCTCGACGGCGGCCTCCCCTCCCACAACACCCTGCGCACCGACCACGCGGGGCGGCCGTCCTGGCCCTCGGCCGTGCGCGGGGCGCGACTGCTCGCGGAACGCCATCCCGAGGTCTACGCGGGCATCCTCACGGTCGTGGACGTGCGCACGGACCCGGTCGAGCTGTACGAGTCGCTGCTCACGCTCGGGCCCCCGGCGCTGGACCTGCTGCTGCCGCACGGCAACTGGACCAGCCCGCCCCCGGGGCTGGCGGCCGAGCCCTCGACGGACCCGCGCGCCACCCCCTACGGGGACTGGCTGGTCGCCGTCTTCGACCGGTGGTGGGGCGCCGGGCGGCGGGAGACCCGGGTGAGGCTCTTCGAGGAGTGCCTCGCGCTGCTGCTGGGGCTGCCCGGGGCCACGGAGTCGCTCGGCCTCGACCCCGTCAACGCCGTCGTCGTCGAGACGGACGGTGCCCTCGAGCAGGTCGACTCCCTCAAGTCCGCCTACGACACCGCCGCCGCCACCGGACTCGACGTCTTCCGGCACACGTTCGACGACGCCCTCGACCACCCGGGCATCGCCGCCCGGCAGGCGGGCGCGGACGCGCTCGCCGCCGAATGCCGCGCCTGCCCCCTGCTCACGGTCTGCGGCGGCGGCCACTACGCCCACCGCTACCGGGCGGGAAGCGGCTTCACCAACCGCTCCGTCTACTGCGCCGACCTGGAACGGCTGATCCGCCATGTGGCCGGCCGACTGGCCGGCACCACCGCGGGAGCCCTCCGGTGAGCCCCGCCGTCCCGGAACGCGCCCTGCGGGAACTCGGCCGCACGGAAGGCGGCCCCGAGACCCTCGGCCTGCTGGTCCGCGACCAGCACACACGACGGCTCGTCATGCTGCGGGCGCTTCTCGACGCCGCGCAGGCGGCCCCGGCAGCCGTCTGCCCGCCGGACCTGCTGCACCGGATGCACGACGACTGGGCCCTGCTGGAGGCCGCGGAACGCGCGGACAGGGCGGCCGTACGGACCCTGTTGCTCCACCCGCTCACCGGGCCCTGGGCCCAGCGCTGCCTGTACGGACTCACCGCACCGGAGCCGTCGCCCCAACTACGGGACGACCTCGCGCACTTCGGCGCACTGGCCGCGGCGGGGGCGATCCGCGCGGGCCTGTCCTTCAGCGCACGCCTCACCCCCGCCGGCGGCGAACTGGCGCTCCCCACCCTGGGCTCGCTGCGCACGGACTCGACAGGGCCCGTCGATATCGCCTTCACCGAAGACGAACTGACGTCACGTCAGCAGGATCCTCGCTGGCAGCCCGTGTACTGCCTGCCCGCCGTCCTGCCGGGCTCCGGGCCCGTACCCCTGGACGACCTCCACCCGTACCGCGCCGTCGGAGGGGGCCCGCAGCGGCACGGGCTGAGCGCCGCGGCCGTGCTCGACGACAGCGAGCGCAAGGCCTGGTCGGAGTCCTGGTCCGGAATGGAGCCCCTCCTGCGGATCGGCGGCGAGCACCGCGTCGCCGAGGCGACGGCCCTGCTGCGCTGTCTGGTGCCGCTCGCCCCGCCGCCCGGCTCCGGGCCCACCGGTGAGAGCGCCTCGCACTGCAGCGGCACCCGCCGCGAGGCCTTCGGCGCCGTCCTCAGCAGCCGGCCGTCCACCCCCGCCCACTTCGCGGCGACGCTGGTCCATGAGCTCCAGCACACCAAACTGGCCGCACTGGGCGCGCTCGCCCCGCTGCACCACGAGGACGCCACCCCACGGCACTTCGCCCCCTGGCGGTCCGACCCGCGGCCCTTCGACGGCCTGCTGCAGGGCGCGTACTCGCACATCGCGCTGGCCGACTACTGGCAGCGGTTCGCACTCGGCGCGGAGAACACCGCGCACCGCGACCTCGCCTGGGCCGAGCACGCCCGCTGCCGTGAGCAGGTCGGCGCGGTGCTGCCCGTGCTGGCCGGCTCCGGGGAACTCACCCGGGAGGGCCGGACCGTGGTCAACGAGATGATCGCGCTCTACCACCATCTGGCTGATCGGCCGCCCCCTTCGGGGCACTTGGCGAGGGCGGCGGCATATGTCGACACCGCGCGCGTGATCTGGTGCCAGCGAAACGGAACGCAGCGCTGAGACCACGTTCCGTTGTATGTTCGTATGGATTGTCGTGGAGCAGGGAGACGGTTGAATGCCCGCAGCGCGTAGGCACGTTGGAGCGACCGGGTCGCGTACCGTCACCATCAGTTTCGCGGGCTTCAACCGCGCCTGGGCGGCATGGATCGGCGACCGGCTCGAACGACGCGGCATGCGCGTGGTCTTCCAGCGCTGGGACCCACCCGTGCAGACCCCGCTGGAAGAGAACCTGCAGGATCTGATGCTCGCCCCGGGCCGCATCCTCGTCCTGCTCAGCGACTGGTACTTCCAGCTCGGCCCGCGCAGCCACGAGGAGTGGAACCGCGCGCTGCGCGAGGTGGTCGCGGCCGAGCCCGACCGGTTCGCCGCTGTCTCCGTCACCACCTCTCCGCTGCCCGCCGCCACCGCCGTGCTCGCCGCCGCGGACCTCACCAACGTCGGCGCGGACGAGGCCGAACGCCGCCTCCTGTCGCGGCTCGACCTGCCCGACGACCCGCTCACCGAGCCCGTCGACGGACGGCCGGGCCCCCGCTACCCCGCCGACACCCCCGAGGTCTGGGGCGGCGTGCCACGCCGCAACACCCGCTTCACCGGCCGCGAGAGCCTGCTCAACTCGGCCTACCACGCCCTCCAGGAGGCGGGGTCCGGCGCCGGCGTCGTGACCCTGTACGGCATGTCGGGCGTGGGCAAGACCCAGCTCGCCGCCGAGTACGTGTACCGCTTCGGCTCCGAGTACGACGTCGTGTGGTGGGTGTCCGCCGAGAAGCGCGTCACCTACCGCCAGAAGCTCGCCGAACTCGCCCCGGCGCTGGGCCTGTCCACCGGCGCCGAGTACGGCGAACGGCTGCGCGCCGTGCGGGACGCGCTGCGCCGCGGCGAGCCGTACCAGCGCTGGCTGCTGGTCCTCGACGGGGCCGACGAGCCGGAGCACATCTGGGACCTGGTGCCGACGGGCCCCGGCCATGTCCTGATCACCTCCCGCAACCCGGAGTGGAGCGAGCACAACAGCAACCTGCTGGAGGTGCCCGTCTACGACCGCGAGGAGTCGGTCGCGTTCATCCGGCGCCGCGCCCCGAGGCTCACCCACAACGAGGCGGACCAGCTGGCGGTGGCCCTGGAGGACCTCCCGCTGCTGCTCGACCAGACGGCCGGCTGGCTCAACGACTCCGACATGTCCGTCGACGAGTACATCGAACTCCTCGAGGGCGGCATCGACTCGGACGTCGTCAAGGTCTCCGCCGACTTCCCGCTGGCCTTCCAGACCGCCTGGTCGATACTGCTGAACAAGCTCCGCGAGACCGTCCCCGAGTCCGTCGACCTGCTGCGCCTGTGCACGTTCTTCGCACCGGGCTCCGTTCCCGTGCGGCTGCTCAAGGAGATGCCGCCGGGTGTCATGCCGGAGTCGCTCTCCGGGCTGATGAACGACCCGCTGCTGTGGAACAAGGCGATCGCGCAGCTGCGTCAGTACTCGGTGGTGCGCCTGGAGTCGCACGAGTCGCTGGCGGACGAGGCGTCGACCTCCGGCGAGTCGCTCTATCTGCACCGCATGGTCCACCAGATCGTCCGCAAGGACATGCCGGAGCGGGACCGCGGTGAGTTCATCGAGGTCGTGCGGCGCGCCCTCGCCGGTGCCGAGCCCGGCCGCCCCACCGACACCCGGCTCTGGCCGCGGTACGCGGAGATCACCCCGCACCTCAAGTACGCGGACGTCCTCGGCAGCGAGGACCCGGCGGTCCACACCCTGGTCCTCAACTGCCTGCGCTACATGTACCTCTCCGGCGAGTACCGGGCGGGCATCAAACTCGGCGAACGGGCCATGAACGCCTGGCGGGAGCTGCTCGGCGACACCCACCCGAGGATCTGGGACCTCAGCTACCACTACGCCAATCTGCTGCGCGCCGTCGGCGACTACGCCGGCACCGAGGCCATCGAGCGCGCCGCGGTCGAGCATCTGCGGACCGAACGGGGCCCGGAGGACCTGGAGCATCTGCGGGCCGCCGGCGGACTCGCGGCCGATCTGCGCGGCCTCGGCCGGTACGACGAGGCCCTGGAGCTGTCCGGCTGGATCCTCAGCGCCTATCGCGAACTCCTCGGCGACCAGGACTCCCGTACCGTCAACGCCCAGAACAACCTGGCCACGTCGATGCGGCTGCTCGGCCGGTACGCCGAGTCCCTGGAGCTCAACCGGATCACCCTGGAGGCGCGCCGGCAGCTGCTGCGGCCCCGGCACGGCTGGACGCTCTACTCGGAGATCAACTACGCCACCGATCTGCGGCTGCTCGGCCGCTACAGCGAGGCCGAGTCGCTGCAGGCGCAGAGCGTCCGCGTGCACCGCCTCACCATGGGGCGGGACAACCCCCAGACCCTGCGGGCCGAGCACAACCTGGCCCTGTGCCAGTACCGCATGGGCGAACGCGCCAGGGCCGAGGAGCTGTTCACGCGCGTCCTGGAGCGCAGCGAACGCGTTCTCGGCGAGGGCGACCCGCTCACCATGATGTTCGCGGCCAGCCAGTGCTGCTTCGCCCGCGAACACGGAGACATCGACCAGGCCAGGGACATAAGCGCACGGGTCGTCGGCGGCTACACGGACATGCTCGGCGAGAGCCATCCGTACGTGGCGGGCTCGCGCAGCAACCACGCCCTGATCCTGCGCAACGTCGGAGACCGGGAACAGGCCCATCTGCTCGTCGAGGAAGCGCTCGCCGACATGACCCGGGCCGTCGGCGAGAACCACCCGTGGACCCTGGGCTGCGCCATCAACGCCTCGGCGCTGCGCAATCTGGTGGGCGAGCCCGAGCGCGCGGCCGAGCTGACCGACGCCACGATCGGGCGGGCCACCGAGGCACTGGGCCGGACCCATCCGCTGACGCTCTCCTCGCGGATCGCCCACGCGGCCGATCTGCGGGCCCTGCGCGAGCGGCAGCGCGCGGACAAGATCGAGACGGAGGCGCTCGGCGACCTCGCGGCGACGCTGGGCGCCCAGCACGTCCACACGGTCTCCGCCCGCTCCAGGAACCGCCCCTACTGGGACTTCGAACCCCAGATGGTCTGAAGCACGAGGCGCGGGATCCCCGCACGCCGAAGGGCCCGGCCCGCGAATCCGTCGCGGGCCGGGCCCTTTCGTACGTCACGTTCGTACGTCGCGCACCGCGCGCTGTGGGCCAGAGCACGCCCTTGCCCCCTCCACGGCCGCGGAAGGATTCGTACGATGAGGGGCGAACCCCCACCAGAAAGGAGCAACCATGTTCGGCGGTGCGTTGAACGAGCTGTTCGCTCCTGGGCGGCGGCACACCGAGGAGGAGCGGCGGCGTCAGGAGCTCACCCTGGAGGAGGCCGGTGACGCCGATCCCGGGCGGGGGCCGATA includes:
- a CDS encoding DUF6191 domain-containing protein, which gives rise to MFGGALNELFAPGRRHTEEERRRQELTLEEAGDADPGRGPIDLGSGVVLIRLPAARAGGPAGAEPADG
- the fxsT gene encoding FxSxx-COOH system tetratricopeptide repeat protein encodes the protein MPAARRHVGATGSRTVTISFAGFNRAWAAWIGDRLERRGMRVVFQRWDPPVQTPLEENLQDLMLAPGRILVLLSDWYFQLGPRSHEEWNRALREVVAAEPDRFAAVSVTTSPLPAATAVLAAADLTNVGADEAERRLLSRLDLPDDPLTEPVDGRPGPRYPADTPEVWGGVPRRNTRFTGRESLLNSAYHALQEAGSGAGVVTLYGMSGVGKTQLAAEYVYRFGSEYDVVWWVSAEKRVTYRQKLAELAPALGLSTGAEYGERLRAVRDALRRGEPYQRWLLVLDGADEPEHIWDLVPTGPGHVLITSRNPEWSEHNSNLLEVPVYDREESVAFIRRRAPRLTHNEADQLAVALEDLPLLLDQTAGWLNDSDMSVDEYIELLEGGIDSDVVKVSADFPLAFQTAWSILLNKLRETVPESVDLLRLCTFFAPGSVPVRLLKEMPPGVMPESLSGLMNDPLLWNKAIAQLRQYSVVRLESHESLADEASTSGESLYLHRMVHQIVRKDMPERDRGEFIEVVRRALAGAEPGRPTDTRLWPRYAEITPHLKYADVLGSEDPAVHTLVLNCLRYMYLSGEYRAGIKLGERAMNAWRELLGDTHPRIWDLSYHYANLLRAVGDYAGTEAIERAAVEHLRTERGPEDLEHLRAAGGLAADLRGLGRYDEALELSGWILSAYRELLGDQDSRTVNAQNNLATSMRLLGRYAESLELNRITLEARRQLLRPRHGWTLYSEINYATDLRLLGRYSEAESLQAQSVRVHRLTMGRDNPQTLRAEHNLALCQYRMGERARAEELFTRVLERSERVLGEGDPLTMMFAASQCCFAREHGDIDQARDISARVVGGYTDMLGESHPYVAGSRSNHALILRNVGDREQAHLLVEEALADMTRAVGENHPWTLGCAINASALRNLVGEPERAAELTDATIGRATEALGRTHPLTLSSRIAHAADLRALRERQRADKIETEALGDLAATLGAQHVHTVSARSRNRPYWDFEPQMV
- a CDS encoding FxsB family cyclophane-forming radical SAM/SPASM peptide maturase — encoded protein: MSRRATPRVPFGQFIVKVHGRCNLACRYCYLYAGPDRTWRDRPAAASPAVLDRTAARIAEHAATHGLREISLVLHGGEPLLAGARRLGVFATLVRDRVPAGCVVHATVQTNATLLTDARVTTLARHGIRVGLSLDGGLPSHNTLRTDHAGRPSWPSAVRGARLLAERHPEVYAGILTVVDVRTDPVELYESLLTLGPPALDLLLPHGNWTSPPPGLAAEPSTDPRATPYGDWLVAVFDRWWGAGRRETRVRLFEECLALLLGLPGATESLGLDPVNAVVVETDGALEQVDSLKSAYDTAAATGLDVFRHTFDDALDHPGIAARQAGADALAAECRACPLLTVCGGGHYAHRYRAGSGFTNRSVYCADLERLIRHVAGRLAGTTAGALR
- the fxsA gene encoding FxSxx-COOH cyclophane-containing RiPP peptide, whose translation is MSESVRMEAAEAAEEALGQAGGQGGELPDLLGLDLAELRTLEHPVLSEVVADLRGRAEQPRELLWGFTNAF
- a CDS encoding aKG-HExxH-type peptide beta-hydroxylase, with translation MSPAVPERALRELGRTEGGPETLGLLVRDQHTRRLVMLRALLDAAQAAPAAVCPPDLLHRMHDDWALLEAAERADRAAVRTLLLHPLTGPWAQRCLYGLTAPEPSPQLRDDLAHFGALAAAGAIRAGLSFSARLTPAGGELALPTLGSLRTDSTGPVDIAFTEDELTSRQQDPRWQPVYCLPAVLPGSGPVPLDDLHPYRAVGGGPQRHGLSAAAVLDDSERKAWSESWSGMEPLLRIGGEHRVAEATALLRCLVPLAPPPGSGPTGESASHCSGTRREAFGAVLSSRPSTPAHFAATLVHELQHTKLAALGALAPLHHEDATPRHFAPWRSDPRPFDGLLQGAYSHIALADYWQRFALGAENTAHRDLAWAEHARCREQVGAVLPVLAGSGELTREGRTVVNEMIALYHHLADRPPPSGHLARAAAYVDTARVIWCQRNGTQR
- a CDS encoding SAV_2336 N-terminal domain-related protein; this encodes MPDAGARHGPDGPPRTEPAAGPVPHDGGLLPAFVARLRAAGLDPDAEQLCDVLWLARWTGRPDQEPAPGARGEGVRQGPGGTTSVGAGVRRGPVPVPEPPEDDDPAPRRAPVGGERRVALYPVPRHDDAPPRHDDTPYPERGTGPAALTVGVPAAPALPAPLELQRALRPLQRYRPAAPPMRTVLDERATAERSARAGGLIIPVFKGVSRADALLQFVMDASSSMRVWDRLFGELQQIFGQLGAFRDVQVRYLHQAPDGSPAISRSLDPAAAPLHSADRLSDPTGRRVTVLLSDCAGPLWHSGRAHRLLHQLARQAPAAVVQPLPQRMWNRTRMPVTYGVLSRGEGIAGAAALTVTDASATLPRHGHGELPVPVLPPGSGALGAWARLLSGVGGGAGRVSGAVGWVRPDHPAAAGARARRRPSSLQLVSGFRSAASPAAGQLAVYLAAAPLYLPVMQLVQRTMLPDSGPSELAEVLLSGLVSRAKGDGRDDGQWYEFAPGVQEALLGPLGRDEALLVLKHCSEYIEQRFGKGGPNFPALALAQLDEGRHGPYAPVGADDDPETHGENGDNGEKRVPHPFAEVAARVLERFMPLPERFAPYGPADRPDPGRPVHAAVERARALVRQFEADSMVQYLMDAVQLLRGATEREQRPGSDPGLWAEFARCLLRLWEVQGGSDLLREAERAAERAAAHPGAVRERAVLAKVLHAAAEDRRRRGDRRGALELLRRADREYTAACAAPGLDSAEALRLTLERVRALEAQWRLGGDSALLQGAVGMLEAFADVWPDQENRPVALPLAHGRTLLRLSGASTDAEQARVYAGQAARSLRKAFASDGGARTLGSRQRILLDLVDALLRSGGGEGTADHVDEAGTLIEQALETVGDPRLRASLLTRAGRVSVHRYEQSGDPARLEKAAESFAAASRGVPRDSRAHADLLAEWGGALLRRAELPDGRAHIGSAVRVLRDCRTETAAGSARQAERLLMLGRALMLRHRATEDRVDLREAEYLFGLAAQEAADPLIAAGCSLELGRAHLAAYESLGRPARLDEAAEAFRDAAESARTAEAELDNPQQREEAVVLRARANHWRGRTYEEAGRPRAAREAYRAAAQDWRRLTDGGGAEGEATTERLAELER